One region of Streptomyces subrutilus genomic DNA includes:
- a CDS encoding acyltransferase family protein produces the protein MSDRFALAGDRVPVPAEAPKAAPDPTRHQRMWSRRGRAVKAPRIAVLDGLRLLAALSVVLFHYLAGSGTVPWQRTAVELFPTLHRIAEFGWLGVVFFFMISGFVICMSGWGKSLQQFWQGRVLRLFPLYWAAVVLSSAAARLGPQTPGEPRVTVGQMLTNLTMLHEPLGVSHVDTVYWTLWVELRFYLLFSLVVLLGTSHRRVANFCCVWALGSVLAPASGIPLLDQLLAPPWAPFFIAGIVFYLVRRAGRFEGETLGLLALSWLLMQHRLPAVMAWEGHGINWKVCLTVITVMYLVMGLIALGKLDRIQWRWLPVAGAISYPLYLVHQSLGVRVIWRWNEQWGAWPTLLGVTAAMVLLAWLLHRVVERPLTRLLRRLMAPQTEPSQKLGA, from the coding sequence ATGTCCGACAGGTTCGCCCTTGCCGGGGACCGTGTCCCGGTGCCCGCCGAGGCACCGAAGGCGGCCCCCGACCCGACCCGTCACCAGAGGATGTGGTCGAGGCGCGGCCGGGCGGTGAAGGCGCCGCGCATCGCAGTGCTGGACGGCCTGCGGTTGCTCGCGGCGCTGTCGGTGGTCCTGTTCCACTACCTGGCCGGCTCGGGGACGGTCCCCTGGCAGCGGACGGCGGTCGAGCTCTTTCCCACGCTCCACCGAATAGCCGAGTTCGGCTGGCTGGGCGTGGTCTTCTTCTTCATGATCAGCGGGTTCGTCATCTGCATGTCCGGCTGGGGCAAGTCGCTCCAGCAGTTCTGGCAGGGGCGGGTCCTGCGGCTGTTCCCGCTCTACTGGGCGGCGGTCGTGCTGTCCTCGGCGGCCGCCCGCCTGGGTCCGCAGACGCCGGGCGAGCCGAGGGTCACCGTCGGCCAGATGCTCACCAACCTCACAATGCTGCACGAACCCCTCGGTGTTAGCCACGTGGACACCGTCTACTGGACGCTCTGGGTCGAGCTGCGCTTCTACCTGCTCTTCTCGCTGGTCGTCCTGCTGGGCACCAGTCACCGTCGGGTAGCGAACTTCTGCTGTGTCTGGGCGCTGGGCTCGGTCCTGGCGCCGGCGTCGGGCATCCCGCTGCTGGACCAGCTTCTGGCGCCCCCGTGGGCGCCCTTCTTCATCGCCGGGATCGTCTTCTATCTGGTCCGCCGGGCGGGCCGGTTCGAGGGCGAGACCCTCGGCCTCCTGGCGCTGTCCTGGCTGCTGATGCAGCACCGCCTCCCTGCGGTCATGGCGTGGGAGGGGCACGGCATCAACTGGAAGGTCTGCCTGACCGTGATCACCGTCATGTACCTGGTGATGGGCCTGATCGCGCTCGGGAAGCTGGACCGGATCCAGTGGCGCTGGCTGCCGGTCGCGGGCGCGATCTCGTACCCGCTCTACCTCGTGCACCAGTCGCTGGGAGTGCGGGTGATCTGGCGGTGGAACGAGCAGTGGGGCGCCTGGCCGACCCTGCTCGGGGTGACGGCGGCGATGGTGCTGCTCGCCTGGCTGCTGCACCGCGTGGTGGAGCGACCGCTCACCCGGCTACTGCGCCGGTTGATGGCCCCGCAGACCGAGCCATCGCAGAAGCTCGGGGCATAG
- a CDS encoding exonuclease domain-containing protein, whose product MSSWVAIDFETANEHRGSPCSVGMAAVDGQGVVDTWSSLVQPPAGFDHFNPHNVRVHGITAGDVAAAPGWKAALAEILAFADGRPLVAHNAGFDFSVIRAACDAEGITWPELRYTCSQVVARRTWQLLSYGLPHCMDAAGHAFTDHHQAEADSRASAEIMLAAMRESGTTTLDELLDKHQIRWGSMTADNQWRGSQYQGSGRRDRMPVPGANPDADPDGALYGLTVCLTGKLTAMERPEAFARLAEVGAQPTKNMTKKTDILVSATQTQLKPGGTLSGKLKDAQALLDAGQAIEVVDEDEFLRRLGP is encoded by the coding sequence ATGTCTTCCTGGGTAGCGATCGATTTCGAGACGGCGAACGAGCACCGTGGCAGTCCGTGCTCCGTTGGTATGGCAGCAGTTGATGGTCAGGGTGTCGTGGACACCTGGAGCAGCCTGGTACAGCCGCCGGCCGGGTTCGACCACTTCAACCCGCACAACGTCCGGGTCCACGGCATCACGGCCGGCGATGTCGCTGCCGCCCCCGGCTGGAAGGCCGCGCTCGCCGAGATCCTCGCGTTCGCCGACGGGCGGCCCCTGGTCGCCCACAACGCCGGGTTCGACTTCAGCGTCATTCGGGCCGCCTGCGACGCCGAAGGCATCACCTGGCCCGAGCTCCGGTACACCTGCTCCCAGGTCGTCGCACGCCGCACCTGGCAGCTGCTGTCCTACGGACTGCCCCATTGCATGGACGCCGCCGGCCACGCCTTCACCGACCACCACCAGGCCGAAGCCGACTCCAGGGCGTCCGCCGAGATCATGCTCGCGGCGATGCGTGAATCCGGCACGACGACGCTTGATGAGCTGCTGGACAAGCACCAGATCCGCTGGGGCTCCATGACGGCTGACAACCAGTGGCGCGGCAGCCAGTACCAAGGCTCAGGCCGTCGCGACCGCATGCCCGTTCCTGGCGCCAACCCCGATGCAGATCCCGATGGTGCCCTGTACGGACTAACCGTCTGTCTCACGGGCAAGCTCACGGCGATGGAGCGGCCCGAGGCGTTCGCCCGCCTCGCCGAGGTCGGAGCCCAGCCCACGAAGAACATGACCAAGAAGACGGACATCTTGGTCTCCGCCACGCAGACCCAGCTTAAGCCTGGCGGCACGCTGAGCGGCAAGTTGAAGGATGCCCAAGCGCTGCTCGACGCCGGCCAGGCCATCGAGGTCGTGGACGAGGACGAGTTCCTGCGCCGCCTCGGGCCCTGA
- a CDS encoding M23 family metallopeptidase: MASNLPAPEGIESQEPPAAGAWGEWNPTEDSVRPVRGKHRVAKQRGGLARSSTVLGVGVIAAVGASGIATAQDRPQVAISLPSLPDVTTGESGSGDAAGAGAAAAKTGIIPQQSDRRADPGEILRNRILQQADSQQAAAAAQAQAEAERVARETAAQEARDKAEAARKAAEEAKAAAEAKAAQEAKAAEEAAAAKAEQERAAKLAGSYSLPTSAYTLTSHYGVAGSMWSSGHHTGLDFAAPTGTPAKAVAAGKITSAGWSGAYGYRIVLELEDGTEVWYCHLSSMSVTSGTVSPGETIGRVGATGNVTGPHLHLEVRKGGSTVDPLAWLTSKGLNV; encoded by the coding sequence GTGGCCTCCAACTTGCCTGCCCCCGAAGGCATCGAGAGCCAGGAGCCGCCTGCGGCGGGTGCCTGGGGCGAGTGGAATCCCACCGAGGATTCGGTCCGTCCGGTCCGCGGCAAGCACCGCGTGGCCAAGCAGCGCGGCGGACTCGCCCGCAGCTCCACCGTGCTCGGCGTCGGCGTCATCGCCGCGGTCGGCGCGAGCGGCATCGCCACCGCCCAGGACCGGCCCCAAGTCGCGATATCCCTGCCGTCGCTGCCCGACGTGACGACCGGTGAATCCGGTTCCGGGGACGCGGCCGGGGCCGGCGCGGCGGCCGCCAAGACCGGGATCATCCCCCAGCAGTCCGACCGCCGTGCCGACCCCGGCGAGATCCTGCGCAACCGCATCCTCCAGCAGGCCGACTCCCAGCAGGCCGCGGCGGCCGCCCAGGCCCAGGCCGAGGCCGAGCGGGTCGCCCGGGAGACCGCCGCCCAGGAGGCCAGGGACAAGGCGGAGGCCGCGCGCAAGGCGGCCGAGGAAGCGAAGGCCGCCGCCGAGGCGAAGGCCGCGCAGGAGGCCAAGGCCGCCGAGGAGGCCGCCGCGGCCAAGGCCGAGCAGGAGCGCGCCGCCAAACTGGCCGGCAGCTACTCCCTGCCCACCTCCGCCTACACCCTCACCTCGCACTACGGCGTCGCCGGCTCCATGTGGTCCTCCGGCCACCACACCGGCCTCGACTTCGCGGCCCCCACCGGCACCCCGGCCAAGGCCGTGGCCGCCGGGAAGATCACCTCGGCCGGCTGGTCCGGGGCGTACGGCTACCGGATCGTGCTGGAGCTCGAGGACGGGACGGAGGTCTGGTACTGCCACCTCTCCTCGATGTCGGTGACCTCCGGCACGGTCTCCCCGGGCGAGACCATCGGCCGCGTCGGCGCCACCGGCAACGTCACCGGACCCCATCTCCACCTGGAAGTGCGCAAGGGCGGCTCGACGGTGGACCCGCTGGCGTGGCTGACCTCCAAGGGCCTGAACGTCTGA
- a CDS encoding PrsW family intramembrane metalloprotease codes for MFRALPAVLARPSGTVRTCVLLVLLAATGIAILELVREQTGTPGFFVGLGLALLPVPLLMAAFRWLGRAAPAPWPQLLFCFGWGACTAALIAILANSFATEWIAAATADPSDADHLGSVAIAPVVEESAKAAALLLVFVFRRRHFTGPADGFVVAGFTATGFAFTENILYLGNAFVEDLAKGTGVLNSVTAATFFVRIVVSPFAHPLFTVLTGLGFGAAALSAGRGRRIGLPLLGLALAMGLHALWNSSSRLGEYGFYVVYGCVMVPVFGLLLWLAVRIRRRRLRAVAGELAVYAAAGWLGPAEVPALASMPARSLARSLARRSGGRAAGRAVALYEADAAALALLRNRARRGGPGREPDFAGRERELLDRLWLRRATAGPALARAAVMEELLPPWFDPLPRPVVAPEVVLTGMPSPRRAGDARRDGAGKDGSGSGSGSGWGLRRSGPWRSATPAGPPSSRPCALPGGDGVR; via the coding sequence GTGTTCCGAGCGCTTCCCGCTGTGCTCGCACGCCCGTCGGGCACGGTCCGCACGTGCGTGCTCCTCGTTCTGCTCGCCGCCACCGGGATCGCGATCCTCGAACTCGTGCGGGAGCAGACCGGCACCCCCGGCTTCTTCGTCGGCCTGGGCCTGGCCCTGCTGCCGGTGCCGCTCCTCATGGCGGCCTTCCGGTGGCTGGGCCGGGCCGCGCCCGCGCCCTGGCCGCAGCTGCTGTTCTGCTTCGGCTGGGGTGCCTGCACCGCGGCGCTGATCGCGATACTGGCCAACAGCTTCGCGACCGAGTGGATAGCCGCGGCCACCGCGGACCCCTCCGACGCCGACCACCTCGGTTCGGTGGCGATCGCGCCGGTGGTGGAGGAGAGCGCCAAAGCCGCGGCCCTGCTCCTCGTCTTCGTCTTCCGCAGACGGCATTTCACCGGGCCCGCGGACGGTTTCGTGGTGGCCGGCTTCACCGCCACCGGCTTCGCCTTCACCGAGAACATCCTCTACCTCGGCAACGCCTTCGTCGAGGACCTCGCCAAGGGCACCGGCGTGCTCAACTCGGTGACCGCCGCGACCTTCTTCGTCCGCATAGTGGTGTCGCCGTTCGCCCACCCGCTGTTCACCGTGCTCACGGGACTCGGTTTCGGCGCGGCCGCGCTCAGCGCCGGCCGGGGGCGGAGGATCGGGCTGCCCCTGCTGGGCCTGGCGCTCGCCATGGGCCTGCACGCGCTGTGGAACAGCTCCTCGCGGCTCGGGGAGTACGGCTTCTACGTGGTCTACGGCTGCGTCATGGTCCCGGTGTTCGGGCTGCTGCTGTGGCTGGCGGTGCGGATAAGGCGCCGTCGCCTGCGGGCCGTCGCGGGGGAGCTCGCGGTGTACGCGGCGGCGGGCTGGCTCGGTCCGGCCGAGGTCCCCGCCCTGGCGTCGATGCCCGCCCGGTCGCTGGCGCGCAGTCTGGCCCGGCGCAGCGGGGGCCGGGCCGCGGGGCGTGCGGTCGCCCTGTACGAGGCGGACGCGGCCGCCCTGGCCCTGCTGCGGAACCGGGCGCGCCGTGGCGGCCCGGGGCGCGAGCCGGATTTCGCGGGGCGGGAGCGGGAGCTGCTGGACCGGCTCTGGCTGCGCCGGGCGACGGCGGGTCCCGCGCTGGCCCGGGCGGCGGTCATGGAGGAGCTGCTCCCGCCGTGGTTCGACCCCCTGCCCCGGCCCGTGGTGGCACCCGAGGTGGTGCTGACCGGCATGCCGTCGCCGCGGCGGGCGGGCGACGCCAGGAGGGACGGGGCCGGGAAGGACGGCTCCGGCTCGGGTTCGGGCTCCGGTTGGGGCCTCAGACGTTCAGGCCCTTGGAGGTCAGCCACGCCAGCGGGTCCACCGTCGAGCCGCCCTTGCGCACTTCCAGGTGGAGATGGGGTCCGGTGA
- the trmB gene encoding tRNA (guanosine(46)-N7)-methyltransferase TrmB, which produces MSESLNPQPPGLPEAAPAPAPEANAYVPPKWRTEPRFPDGPSPDPAGSHHERRIRSFQPRRSRVTTGQGEALKRLWGTWGLDIDGHEVIDLKTLFDGLPVVLEIGFGMGEATAQMAAADPSTGILAVDVHTPGQGNLLALAERNGLTNVRVANGDAIILLREMLPPESLAGIRVYFPDPWPKARHHKRRLIQPEFLTLAATRLAPGGVLHCATDWEPYAEQMLEVLTAHPDFENLQADGGYSPRPDFRPLTRFEGQGLDKGHVVHDLLFRRTEN; this is translated from the coding sequence GTGTCTGAGTCCCTGAACCCCCAGCCGCCCGGCCTCCCGGAGGCCGCTCCCGCGCCCGCGCCGGAGGCGAACGCGTACGTGCCGCCCAAGTGGCGGACCGAGCCCCGCTTCCCCGACGGGCCCTCCCCGGACCCGGCCGGCTCGCACCACGAGCGGCGCATCCGGAGCTTCCAGCCCCGCCGCAGCCGGGTCACCACCGGACAGGGCGAGGCCCTGAAGCGCCTGTGGGGGACCTGGGGCCTGGACATCGACGGCCACGAGGTCATCGACCTGAAGACCCTCTTCGACGGCCTGCCCGTCGTCCTGGAGATCGGCTTCGGCATGGGCGAGGCCACGGCCCAGATGGCCGCCGCCGACCCCTCCACCGGCATCCTCGCCGTCGACGTGCACACGCCCGGGCAGGGCAACCTGCTCGCCCTCGCGGAGCGGAACGGGCTCACCAACGTCCGCGTGGCCAACGGCGACGCCATCATCCTGCTCCGCGAGATGCTGCCGCCCGAGTCCCTGGCCGGGATCCGCGTCTACTTCCCGGACCCCTGGCCCAAGGCCCGCCACCACAAGCGCCGGCTGATCCAGCCCGAGTTCCTCACGCTGGCCGCGACCCGCCTGGCCCCCGGGGGCGTGCTGCACTGCGCGACCGACTGGGAGCCGTACGCCGAGCAGATGCTCGAAGTGCTCACCGCGCACCCGGACTTCGAGAACCTCCAGGCCGACGGCGGTTATTCGCCGCGGCCCGACTTCCGGCCGCTCACCCGCTTCGAGGGCCAGGGCCTCGACAAGGGCCACGTCGTACACGACTTGCTCTTCCGGCGCACGGAGAACTGA
- the lhgO gene encoding L-2-hydroxyglutarate oxidase, translating to MQYAGVGGVSVGGGVDCDVLVIGGGIVGLSTAHALSRLAPGTRVVVLEKEAGPARHQTGRNSGVIHSGIYYRPGSLKARFAVRGAAEMVKFCAEHGIPHEVTGKLIVATEREELPRLHALVQRGRENGIPVRELGPAQISEYEPEVRGLAAIHVGSTGIADYGRVTAQLAESSGAEIVYGGAVDLISRRPSAVAVRTTAGLVVRARVLVNCAGLQCDRIARLAGDDPGMRIIPFRGEYYDLARPELVRGLVYPVPDPAFPFLGVHLTRGIAGGVHVGPNAVPALAREGYAWSTVRPRDIGSELAWPGSWRMAARHWRYGMGEIHRSLSKQAFTQAVRRLLPAVTAADLHPAPAGVRAQAVLRDGTLVDDFLIKDAPRTVHVLNAPSPAATASLPIGREIATRALRTLGSA from the coding sequence GTGCAGTATGCAGGGGTGGGAGGTGTCAGCGTGGGCGGCGGCGTGGACTGCGATGTGCTGGTGATCGGTGGCGGGATCGTCGGCCTGTCGACGGCTCATGCCCTGTCACGTCTGGCTCCGGGGACCAGGGTGGTCGTCCTGGAGAAGGAGGCCGGCCCGGCCCGGCACCAGACGGGACGCAACAGCGGGGTGATCCACAGCGGGATCTACTACCGCCCCGGCTCGCTCAAGGCGCGCTTCGCGGTGCGCGGCGCCGCCGAGATGGTCAAGTTCTGTGCCGAGCACGGCATCCCGCACGAGGTGACCGGCAAGCTGATCGTCGCCACGGAGCGCGAGGAGCTGCCGCGGCTGCACGCGCTGGTGCAGCGCGGCCGGGAGAACGGCATTCCGGTGCGCGAGCTCGGCCCGGCGCAGATCTCGGAGTACGAGCCGGAGGTGCGGGGCCTGGCCGCGATCCACGTGGGCAGCACCGGCATCGCGGACTACGGGCGGGTGACGGCCCAGCTGGCCGAGTCCTCGGGCGCGGAGATCGTCTACGGCGGCGCGGTGGACCTGATCTCCCGCCGCCCGTCGGCGGTGGCCGTCCGCACCACGGCGGGGCTGGTGGTCCGCGCCCGGGTCCTGGTGAACTGCGCGGGCCTGCAGTGCGACCGGATCGCCCGCCTGGCCGGCGACGACCCGGGCATGCGGATCATCCCCTTCCGCGGTGAGTACTACGATCTGGCCCGCCCCGAGCTGGTTCGCGGGCTCGTCTACCCGGTCCCCGACCCGGCCTTCCCCTTCCTGGGGGTCCACCTGACCCGGGGCATCGCGGGCGGCGTCCACGTCGGGCCGAACGCCGTGCCCGCACTGGCCCGCGAGGGCTACGCCTGGTCCACCGTCCGCCCGCGCGACATCGGCTCCGAGCTGGCCTGGCCGGGATCCTGGCGGATGGCCGCGCGGCACTGGCGGTACGGGATGGGCGAGATCCACCGCTCCCTGTCGAAGCAGGCCTTCACCCAGGCGGTACGGCGCCTCCTGCCGGCCGTGACCGCGGCCGACCTGCACCCCGCCCCGGCCGGGGTCCGCGCGCAGGCCGTCCTGCGGGACGGCACGCTGGTGGACGACTTCCTGATCAAGGACGCCCCGCGCACGGTGCACGTGCTGAACGCCCCGTCGCCCGCCGCCACCGCCTCCCTGCCGATCGGGCGGGAGATCGCCACCCGCGCCCTGCGGACCCTCGGCTCGGCCTGA
- a CDS encoding sporulation protein: MSRELREPNEKLGAVLALAGISNAGLARRVNDLGAQRGLTLRYDKTSVARWVSKGMVPQGAAPHLIAAAIGAKLGRPVPLHEIGLADADPAPEVGLAFPRDVGAAVRSATDLYRLDLAGRRGGGGIWQSLAGSFSVAAYATPASRWLISPADGSVAREPSGVGGSAPAASASAATPSARDVPVHDPPAEGTPGRRAPGAAAGAAAGAAAGQIAVPAGGTTSGPAAGKAGPAGRTALPTAGHPAGPAAGPTTGPVTGAAGGLAAPPSTVVPGRPGTETHRDHGQRVGHSDVAKLREAAEDARRWDSKYGGGDWRSSMVPECLRVDAAPLLLGAYTDEVGRALFGATAELTRLAGWMAFDTGQQEAAQRYYIQALRLARAAADVPLGGYVLASMSLQATYRDFPDEGVDLAQAAVERNRGLATARTMSFFRLVEARAHAKAGDSGAAGAALRAAEGWLERARAGDPDPTWLGFYSYDRFAADAAECYRDLKLPRQVRRFTEQALSRPTEEYVRSHGLRLVVSAVAELESGNLDAACAAGTRAVEVAGRISSARTTEYVRDLLHRLEPYGDEPRVAELRERARPLLVAQA, encoded by the coding sequence ATGTCCAGGGAGCTCCGCGAGCCCAATGAGAAGCTCGGCGCCGTCCTCGCCCTCGCGGGGATCAGCAACGCGGGGCTGGCCCGGCGGGTCAACGACCTCGGCGCGCAGCGCGGTCTGACGCTTCGGTACGACAAGACCTCGGTGGCCCGCTGGGTGTCGAAGGGGATGGTGCCGCAGGGCGCCGCGCCGCACCTGATCGCGGCCGCCATCGGCGCGAAGCTGGGGCGGCCGGTGCCGCTGCACGAGATCGGGCTGGCGGACGCGGACCCCGCGCCCGAGGTCGGGCTGGCGTTCCCGCGCGACGTGGGGGCGGCGGTGCGGTCGGCCACCGACCTCTACCGGCTCGACCTCGCCGGCCGGCGCGGCGGTGGCGGGATCTGGCAGTCCCTCGCCGGTTCGTTCTCGGTGGCGGCGTACGCGACGCCCGCCTCGCGCTGGCTGATATCTCCCGCCGACGGGTCGGTGGCGCGCGAGCCCTCGGGGGTGGGCGGCTCCGCACCCGCCGCCTCCGCTTCGGCCGCGACCCCGTCGGCTCGGGACGTGCCGGTGCACGACCCGCCGGCGGAGGGCACGCCGGGACGGAGGGCACCGGGGGCGGCTGCGGGAGCGGCTGCGGGAGCGGCCGCCGGGCAGATCGCGGTACCGGCCGGTGGAACGACCTCTGGACCGGCCGCCGGAAAGGCCGGCCCGGCCGGTAGGACCGCCTTACCGACCGCTGGACACCCCGCCGGGCCGGCGGCCGGTCCGACGACCGGGCCCGTGACGGGTGCGGCGGGAGGCCTGGCGGCCCCGCCGTCCACCGTTGTGCCCGGCCGGCCCGGCACCGAAACGCACCGTGACCACGGCCAGCGCGTGGGCCACAGCGATGTGGCCAAGCTGCGCGAGGCCGCCGAGGACGCCCGTCGCTGGGACTCCAAGTACGGCGGCGGGGACTGGCGTTCGTCGATGGTGCCCGAGTGCCTCCGGGTGGACGCGGCGCCCCTGCTGCTGGGCGCCTACACCGACGAGGTGGGCCGCGCCCTGTTCGGCGCGACCGCCGAGCTGACCCGGCTCGCCGGATGGATGGCCTTCGACACCGGCCAGCAGGAGGCGGCCCAGCGCTACTACATCCAGGCGCTGCGCCTGGCCCGCGCGGCCGCGGACGTGCCGCTCGGCGGCTACGTCCTGGCCTCGATGTCCCTGCAGGCGACCTACCGGGACTTCCCCGACGAGGGCGTGGACCTCGCGCAGGCCGCCGTCGAGCGCAACCGCGGCCTGGCCACCGCCCGCACCATGAGCTTCTTCCGGCTGGTCGAGGCCCGGGCCCACGCGAAGGCGGGGGATTCCGGGGCGGCCGGAGCCGCGCTGCGGGCGGCGGAAGGCTGGCTCGAGCGCGCCCGGGCCGGCGACCCGGACCCGACCTGGCTGGGCTTCTACTCGTACGACCGCTTCGCGGCGGACGCGGCCGAGTGCTACCGCGACCTCAAACTCCCGCGACAGGTAAGGCGTTTCACCGAACAGGCCCTGTCCCGGCCCACCGAGGAGTATGTACGGTCGCACGGGCTGCGGCTGGTCGTGAGCGCGGTCGCCGAGCTGGAGTCGGGCAACCTCGACGCGGCCTGCGCGGCGGGCACGCGGGCCGTGGAGGTGGCGGGCCGGATCTCCTCGGCGCGGACGACCGAATACGTGCGGGACCTGCTGCACCGCCTGGAACCGTACGGGGACGAGCCGCGGGTGGCGGAGCTGCGCGAGCGGGCGAGGCCGTTGCTGGTGGCCCAGGCCTAG
- a CDS encoding asparagine synthase-related protein: MRWLVGWSSIAASFGTAGRVAGQGPAHGSGRRGYPDTGHPGGSAPPHGGIADAAHAGDPGADAERTVHPVGSQLLWGDPDPLWAVGDWRPDEIRTLTADPADPFTRLAVLGCCGATDAELRRALYAARGGALRHLTQWSGSYTAVVQVGRRITVVGDLAGARPVFYTPWASGTAYATAALPLADLIEAQLDIGHLAALLACPDSPEALGDGTPYAGVRRIPPGHALILREGSREITGYEPVASLAVAGPQADPDRAVEGVREALVDAVRARLTAPRHAPDTAPPYDPGPVPGMGPADRRAARGGPVPGVGADLSGGSASATLALLAAGLPGAPGTLGSPAGARLLAVTFNDLATPQGREDELERARAIAADPRLHHVVVAAAAEALPYAELDGPLTDEPAPSLVFAARERRRLAAGSADHFTGHGARQVLDAHPARMADLLMDRRRRHLLRPVAALARSASAAGASGESLLVPLTVYSAARRLARTTYRAGMEAAAARLREGGVTERASGPVDASLAALTWSRPGPAAGWLTGEALAEVSIRLTAAAGRPPLSLRPGEARARAVLARHAADHRVFEQAVEVRSQRLHAPFLDNQVVRAARALPESLRVQPGARAAILRTVLSSTGVRELPPGWGATAHSPNETATRLGLRAALSDLLALFAAPLLADAGLIDARVVQQALLDAAEGRPVPLDGLAELVSMELWLHRLLARRGTCWTGTSAARRRAVPEGVPVHRPALS; this comes from the coding sequence GTGCGCTGGTTGGTGGGTTGGAGCAGTATCGCCGCGAGCTTCGGCACGGCCGGCCGCGTCGCAGGTCAGGGACCCGCACACGGCTCCGGCCGGCGCGGCTACCCCGATACCGGCCACCCTGGCGGCAGCGCCCCGCCGCACGGCGGCATCGCGGACGCGGCCCACGCGGGCGACCCCGGCGCGGACGCCGAGCGCACCGTCCACCCCGTCGGCTCCCAGCTGCTCTGGGGAGACCCCGACCCGCTCTGGGCCGTCGGCGACTGGCGCCCCGACGAGATCCGCACCCTCACCGCCGACCCGGCCGATCCCTTCACCCGCCTCGCCGTCCTCGGCTGCTGCGGCGCCACCGACGCCGAGCTGAGACGGGCCCTCTACGCCGCCCGCGGCGGAGCCCTGCGCCACCTCACCCAGTGGTCCGGCAGCTACACCGCCGTGGTCCAGGTCGGCCGCAGGATCACCGTCGTCGGCGACCTCGCGGGCGCCCGGCCCGTCTTCTACACCCCCTGGGCCAGCGGCACCGCGTACGCCACGGCCGCCCTCCCGCTCGCCGACCTCATCGAGGCGCAGCTCGACATCGGCCATCTCGCCGCGCTGCTCGCCTGCCCCGACAGCCCGGAGGCACTGGGCGACGGCACACCGTACGCCGGGGTCCGCCGCATCCCGCCCGGGCACGCGCTCATCCTGCGCGAGGGCTCCCGCGAGATCACCGGCTACGAGCCCGTCGCCTCGCTCGCGGTGGCCGGGCCGCAGGCCGATCCCGACCGGGCGGTGGAGGGCGTACGGGAAGCTTTGGTCGATGCCGTGCGCGCCCGGCTCACGGCGCCCCGCCATGCCCCCGACACCGCTCCGCCGTACGATCCCGGCCCCGTCCCCGGCATGGGCCCCGCCGACCGGCGCGCGGCCCGGGGCGGCCCGGTGCCCGGGGTCGGCGCCGACCTCTCCGGCGGCAGCGCCTCCGCGACCCTGGCCCTCCTCGCGGCCGGCCTGCCCGGCGCACCCGGCACCCTCGGCAGCCCCGCCGGGGCCCGGCTGCTGGCCGTCACCTTCAACGACCTGGCCACCCCGCAGGGCCGCGAGGACGAACTCGAACGGGCCCGCGCCATCGCCGCCGACCCGCGCCTGCACCACGTCGTGGTCGCCGCCGCCGCCGAGGCCCTCCCGTACGCCGAACTCGACGGCCCGCTGACCGACGAACCCGCCCCCTCGCTGGTCTTCGCCGCCCGCGAGCGGCGCCGGCTGGCCGCCGGCTCGGCCGACCACTTCACCGGCCACGGCGCCCGCCAGGTCCTCGACGCGCACCCCGCCCGCATGGCCGACCTCCTGATGGACCGCCGCCGGCGCCACCTGCTGCGCCCGGTGGCGGCACTGGCCCGCTCGGCATCGGCCGCCGGAGCCTCCGGCGAGTCCCTGCTGGTCCCGCTGACCGTGTACTCCGCGGCCCGAAGACTTGCCCGTACGACGTACCGCGCGGGCATGGAAGCCGCCGCGGCCCGGCTCCGCGAGGGCGGGGTCACCGAGCGCGCCTCCGGTCCGGTGGACGCCTCCCTCGCCGCCCTGACCTGGTCGCGGCCCGGACCGGCGGCGGGCTGGCTGACGGGCGAGGCCCTGGCGGAAGTATCGATCCGCCTCACGGCCGCCGCCGGCCGCCCTCCGCTGTCCCTACGGCCCGGGGAGGCCCGGGCCCGGGCGGTCCTCGCGCGGCACGCCGCCGATCACCGGGTCTTCGAGCAGGCCGTGGAGGTCCGCAGCCAGCGCCTGCACGCCCCCTTCCTCGACAACCAGGTCGTCCGGGCCGCCCGCGCCCTCCCCGAATCCCTGCGCGTCCAGCCCGGGGCCCGCGCCGCGATCCTGCGCACCGTCCTGTCCTCGACCGGGGTGCGGGAACTCCCGCCCGGCTGGGGGGCCACCGCCCACAGCCCGAACGAGACGGCGACCCGGCTCGGGCTGCGCGCCGCCCTGAGCGACCTGCTGGCCCTGTTCGCCGCGCCGCTGCTCGCGGACGCCGGGCTGATCGACGCCCGGGTCGTCCAGCAGGCCCTGCTCGACGCGGCCGAGGGCCGTCCGGTCCCGCTCGACGGGCTGGCGGAACTCGTCTCCATGGAGCTGTGGCTGCACCGGCTCCTGGCCCGCCGCGGCACCTGCTGGACGGGCACGTCCGCGGCCCGCCGGCGCGCGGTACCGGAGGGCGTCCCCGTGCACCGCCCGGCCCTGTCCTGA